From one Phocoena sinus isolate mPhoSin1 chromosome 6, mPhoSin1.pri, whole genome shotgun sequence genomic stretch:
- the IGFBPL1 gene encoding insulin-like growth factor-binding protein-like 1, translating to MPRSPVLFLLLLLLQPQPAPGLGLRAAGGQSPECDPCRPERCPEPARCPAPSIAARDECGCCARCVGAEGASCGGWAGARCGPGLVCASRAAGAGPEGTGLCVCAQRGAVCGSDGRSYPSVCALRLRARQVPRAHPGHLHKARDGPCEFAPVVITPPRSVHNVTGAQASLSCEVRAVPAPVVTWRKVTRSPEGTQVLKDLPGDHINIAVQVQGGPSDHAATAWVLINPLRKEDEGVYQCHSANAVGEAQSHGTVTVVDRSQYRAARFPGPDDHM from the exons ATGCCACGCTCACCCGTGCTCTTCCTGCTGCTCCTTCTGCTGCAGCCGCAGCCGGCACCCGGCCTCGGGCTCCGCGCCGCGGGCGGCCAGAGCCCCGAGTGCGATCCGTGCCGGCCGGAGCGCTGTCCCGAGCCCGCACGCTGCCCCGCGCCCAGCATCGCGGCGCGCGACGAGTGCGGCTGCTGCGCGCGCTGCGTGGGCGCCGAGGGCGCGAGCTGCGGGGGGTGGGCCGGCGCGCGTTGCGGCCCCGGGCTAGTGTGCGCGAGCCGCGCCGCGGGGGCTGGGCCCGAGGGCACTGGGCTCTGCGTGTGCGCGCAGCGCGGCGCCGTCTGCGGCTCCGACGGCCGCTCGTACCCCAGCGTTTGCGCGCTGCGCCTGCGCGCCCGGCAGGTGCCGCGCGCGCACCCCGGCCACCTGCACAAGGCGCGGGACGGACCCTGCGAATTTG CTCCTGTGGTCATCACTCCACCCCGGAGTGTTCACAATGTCACCGGGGCACAGGCGTCCCTGTCCTGTGAGGTGAGAGCTGTGCCTGCCCCAGTTGTCACGTGGAGGAAG GTCACACGGTCTCCTGAGGGCACTCAGGTGCTGAAGGACCTGCCTGGGGACCACATCAATATAGCTGTCCAGGTGCAAGGGGGCCCTTCTGACCACGCGGCCACGGCCTGGGTTTTG ATCAACCCTCTGAGGAAGGAAGACGAGGGGGTGTACCAGTGCCATTCAGCCAACGCAGTTGGGGAGGCCCAGTCGCACGGCACAGTCACCGTGGTGGATCGGAGCCAGTACAGAGCCGCCCGCTTCCCAGGTCCAGATGACCACATGTGA